The genome window TGCAATAAGATTGTGCTCGACGCCGGAGCGGGAACCGGCAGGCTGAGCTTCTGGGCCTGCAATAAGGCGCTAACCGTGTTCGCCGTGGAACCGTGCTCGAGTATGCGCCACTTCATCCGCAACAAGGCCAAGCGTAAACGGATCTACAATCTCTACGCCATGGACGGCCAGCTGGATTCGCTGCAGATTCCCGAGAACGACGTGGACGTGCTTTTGACCTGCCACGCCATCGGCTGGAACCTGGAGGCCGAGCTGCGCGAGATCGAGCGCGTGGTCAAGCCCAACGGAATCGTGGTCCACCTCAGCGGCTACAACGCGGGCGAAACCAACCCGATCCACGACACGATCACATCCGAGCAGTTCGGCTACCAAGCCGAAACGTACGCCGAGACTGACGGCGAGAAGACCAAGTACACCAAACAGT of Candidatus Alcyoniella australis contains these proteins:
- a CDS encoding class I SAM-dependent methyltransferase, with amino-acid sequence MRHADKLFSLYGDLDLSIEDLYLLERFQIAYLPQRAPDRALAVVLHKYPSIKRFLTAMQPQIGDYISEILKRYDPLDEDRESEKAAHECIWELADLLIYCKHPEIYDRRSNLGTDFSLALEGIDLCNKIVLDAGAGTGRLSFWACNKALTVFAVEPCSSMRHFIRNKAKRKRIYNLYAMDGQLDSLQIPENDVDVLLTCHAIGWNLEAELREIERVVKPNGIVVHLSGYNAGETNPIHDTITSEQFGYQAETYAETDGEKTKYTKQF